Part of the Acidobacteriota bacterium genome, ACCAGTGATTGCGGCCATCAACGGTGTGGCGGCTGGAGCTGGCTGCAATTTAGCGCTGGCCTGTGATTTACGGTTTGCTTCGGAAAAAGCCAGTTTGAGTCAGGCATTTGTCCGACTTGGGTTGCATCCTGATTGGGGCGGGAGCTTTTTCCTGCCGCAACTCATCGGAACAGCCCGTGCGGCTGAACTGATGTTTACCGGAGATTTGGTGGATGCCCACACTGCCCAGACACTCGGACTGGTCAACCGGGTGGTTTCACCCGATAATTTGCTACCTCACGTCACCGAATTTGCCCGCCGATTAACCACGTTTTCGGCTGAATCGCTGGCTGAAATCAAGGAATCACTCTATTCAGTCACTTCATTGGCGGAAGCTGTCCGTCGCGAACGTGACGTTCAACTCAAACTTTGGGCATCGGAGAGTTCACGCAGCCGAATTAGTGATTTTGTCGAGCAAAGAAAAGTGAAGTAGCGAAATAGTGCACGAGAGTGAATAGTGAGTCGCGCACAAGAGCGAGTAGCGAGTAGTCAGAAAAAATCCTTTTCAGTTAAGATGATTCGAGATTTTACCTTGGTGGCTGAAGAATATTCACGGGGTGAAACAGTGAATTCACAGAGCAATGGATTGACTACTCGCTACTCACTGTTTTGGATTGACTACTCGCTACTCGCTACTCGCTCTCGTGCGCTACCTGGCTACTTCCAAATTTTGTCCAGACTTTTTTCAACCCGC contains:
- a CDS encoding enoyl-CoA hydratase; this encodes MTEILLTIESTIATITLNRPEKFNALAGDMREQLLKAIQTVRDDEATRVLIITGAGKAFCAGGDVQAMYQTQQRNEVDRLSNWLELGGEIVQSLRNLPKPVIAAINGVAAGAGCNLALACDLRFASEKASLSQAFVRLGLHPDWGGSFFLPQLIGTARAAELMFTGDLVDAHTAQTLGLVNRVVSPDNLLPHVTEFARRLTTFSAESLAEIKESLYSVTSLAEAVRRERDVQLKLWASESSRSRISDFVEQRKVK